A window from Nitrospirota bacterium encodes these proteins:
- a CDS encoding YqgE/AlgH family protein, which translates to MKTIKQTKYILCLVVIAFCLCSLPEAAVPSDNHEIVPLQPGVFLVAKPHLADPNFIHSVVLLVSYGKEGATGVVINRPSYVQLRHLIPELKGLKGAAIPLFKGGPVDIGDINILFTSDKSGEGTKQVFDNVYFTGKKELILSLLQEGPVNAMVRVYAGYAGWAPGQLEHEIMRGDWITIKADVNKIFAEEPARVWPSIFTIREELMI; encoded by the coding sequence ATGAAAACAATTAAACAGACAAAATATATTTTATGTCTCGTTGTTATTGCATTCTGCCTCTGTTCTCTCCCTGAAGCAGCCGTACCCTCTGATAATCATGAGATCGTGCCGCTCCAGCCGGGCGTATTCCTGGTTGCGAAACCTCATCTTGCTGACCCTAATTTCATTCATTCAGTGGTCCTGCTGGTTTCTTACGGCAAGGAAGGGGCAACGGGGGTGGTTATCAACAGGCCGTCATATGTTCAGTTGCGCCACTTAATCCCTGAACTAAAGGGACTGAAAGGTGCAGCTATACCCCTTTTCAAGGGTGGGCCTGTGGACATTGGTGATATAAATATCCTGTTTACCTCTGATAAGTCAGGGGAAGGGACAAAACAGGTCTTTGATAATGTGTATTTTACCGGGAAAAAGGAATTGATCCTCTCACTCCTGCAGGAAGGACCGGTAAATGCCATGGTGCGTGTTTACGCAGGGTATGCCGGCTGGGCGCCTGGTCAGCTTGAACACGAGATAATGCGCGGCGACTGGATTACCATAAAGGCAGATGTTAATAAGATCTTTGCTGAAGAGCCTGCCAGGGTATGGCCTTCTATATTTACGATAAGGGAAGAATTGATGATCTGA
- the ppc gene encoding phosphoenolpyruvate carboxylase, with protein sequence MEQHLDDSRLQADIQYLEDALSEVIREQEGDELFHLIKDFENACKKIKDQYDPSIEEFLLRESEKLNIPTASKLIQAFALYFYLLNTAEENFGMQQRREILREGERIRGSFEDCLARLKDKGVNRQIILDVIDNLSIEPVMTAHPTEAKRLTILKKYRKIYLTIFKKENPIWTPDEKALLGQEIINEIQKLWQTGDIFLERPTVQEEITNGIHYFREAFYPVIPKLYLALKRALGKFYPDNELHLPPFLKFGSWIGGDRDGNPNVTPDLTRWALKAQKDLILSLYIQSVNELIGSLSQSTTKVNVSPELLASIEIDAANMPDTGQRIIDRNPYEPYRQKLSFIKIRLEKTREVNTAVLTSAVAHSEKLYQNASEFLNDLQIIRRSLYENKGSKTAEIEIDALIKRIEVFAFHLVRLDIREEASKHTRAILEIFEVLGIYPDYINMPEDEKIRILAMEIENRRPLIHEDMTLPAECRRTVETFRVIKWARENISPDAINTYIISMTHELSDILTVLLLAKEAGIRFLDIVPLFETIDDLRRSGTIMEGLFSLPVYRRHLEQRGKLQEIMLGYSDSNKDGGIITSGWELYKAQKILRDVAQKHGMRLRLFHGKGGTVGRGGGPTHKAILAQPPGTIQCDIKITEQGEVISSKYANQGTALHNLELLCAGVIEASTPAFHKEIEALDEKYTPILDELSYMAYKLYRELVDDPHFYTYFIHATPVNEIGLAKIGSRPSKRKEEGWRIEDLRAIPWVFSWTQSRCMLPAWYPIGSTFKKFIDRDPAAHSILLKEMYQKWPFFENLLDNTQMTMVKADMNIAHLYSHLLPDSAIRDRIFDIIKMEFELSREMILFITGQKDLLDNDPWLQRSIRLRNPFMDPINYIQVNLLKQLRGDKTSAVNKKELTDTVLLTISCIAAGMRNTG encoded by the coding sequence ATGGAACAACATTTGGACGACAGCCGCCTGCAGGCGGATATACAGTATCTTGAAGACGCCCTTAGCGAGGTAATAAGGGAGCAGGAAGGGGATGAGCTCTTCCATTTAATAAAAGATTTTGAAAATGCCTGTAAGAAAATCAAGGACCAATACGACCCTTCCATCGAGGAATTTCTTCTACGGGAATCAGAAAAACTCAATATTCCTACAGCATCAAAGCTAATCCAGGCGTTTGCGCTTTATTTCTATCTGCTGAATACGGCTGAAGAAAACTTCGGTATGCAGCAGAGAAGGGAGATTCTGCGGGAGGGGGAAAGGATCAGAGGCTCCTTTGAGGACTGCCTTGCAAGGTTGAAAGACAAGGGTGTAAACAGGCAGATTATCCTTGATGTTATAGACAACCTTTCAATAGAACCGGTCATGACTGCCCATCCAACTGAGGCAAAACGTCTTACCATACTGAAGAAGTACAGGAAGATATACCTCACAATATTTAAAAAAGAAAACCCTATATGGACACCTGATGAAAAGGCGCTTCTTGGCCAGGAGATAATCAATGAGATACAAAAACTCTGGCAAACAGGCGACATATTCCTTGAAAGGCCCACTGTACAGGAAGAGATTACCAACGGGATCCACTATTTCCGGGAGGCATTTTATCCGGTTATTCCAAAACTCTACCTGGCGTTAAAAAGGGCACTGGGAAAATTCTATCCTGATAATGAACTACACCTCCCCCCTTTCCTTAAATTCGGTTCATGGATTGGGGGAGACAGGGACGGTAATCCTAATGTAACGCCTGACCTGACAAGGTGGGCGCTGAAGGCTCAGAAAGACCTGATCCTCTCCCTTTATATTCAGTCTGTCAATGAGTTAATAGGCAGTCTCAGTCAGTCAACAACAAAGGTCAATGTCTCCCCGGAACTCCTCGCATCAATAGAGATTGATGCGGCAAATATGCCAGATACAGGTCAGCGTATCATTGACAGAAACCCATATGAACCATACAGGCAAAAGCTTTCATTTATAAAAATAAGACTTGAGAAAACAAGGGAGGTCAATACCGCAGTGTTGACCTCTGCGGTGGCCCATTCAGAGAAGCTCTATCAAAATGCATCAGAGTTCCTGAATGACCTGCAGATAATCCGGAGGAGTCTTTATGAAAACAAGGGTTCAAAGACCGCAGAGATAGAAATAGACGCGTTGATAAAGAGGATAGAGGTATTTGCATTCCACCTCGTCCGGCTTGACATACGGGAAGAGGCGTCAAAGCATACAAGGGCAATATTGGAAATATTTGAAGTGCTGGGAATATATCCGGATTACATTAATATGCCTGAAGATGAAAAGATCCGGATCCTTGCAATGGAAATAGAGAACCGGCGCCCGCTGATCCATGAGGACATGACCCTGCCTGCTGAGTGCCGCAGGACAGTAGAGACATTCAGGGTTATTAAATGGGCAAGAGAAAACATAAGTCCTGATGCGATTAACACCTATATAATCAGTATGACCCATGAGTTAAGCGATATACTGACAGTACTGCTTCTTGCAAAAGAGGCCGGCATCAGGTTCCTTGACATCGTCCCACTCTTTGAGACTATTGATGACCTTAGAAGGTCCGGCACAATAATGGAGGGCCTGTTCTCACTTCCTGTTTACAGGAGACATCTGGAGCAGCGTGGAAAATTGCAGGAGATCATGCTTGGCTATTCTGACAGCAACAAGGACGGCGGTATAATTACATCCGGGTGGGAACTCTATAAGGCGCAGAAGATACTGCGGGATGTTGCTCAGAAACATGGGATGCGCCTCAGGTTGTTTCACGGCAAAGGCGGTACTGTAGGAAGGGGCGGCGGACCAACGCACAAGGCTATTCTTGCGCAGCCTCCGGGCACTATTCAGTGCGACATTAAGATTACGGAGCAGGGTGAGGTTATATCATCAAAATATGCAAACCAGGGAACCGCACTCCACAACCTTGAGCTCCTGTGTGCAGGGGTTATCGAGGCCAGCACACCCGCCTTCCACAAGGAGATAGAAGCGCTGGATGAAAAATACACCCCTATCCTGGATGAACTCTCGTATATGGCGTATAAACTTTACAGGGAACTTGTAGATGACCCTCATTTTTACACGTACTTTATTCATGCCACGCCGGTTAATGAAATAGGTCTTGCCAAAATTGGTTCACGCCCCTCAAAAAGAAAGGAAGAGGGCTGGAGGATTGAAGACCTCCGGGCAATACCATGGGTATTCAGCTGGACACAAAGCAGGTGCATGCTGCCAGCATGGTATCCCATAGGGAGCACCTTTAAGAAATTTATTGATCGTGACCCTGCGGCCCATTCCATCCTCCTGAAGGAAATGTATCAAAAGTGGCCATTCTTTGAAAACCTGCTCGATAACACTCAGATGACTATGGTAAAGGCGGACATGAATATTGCACATCTATATTCCCACCTGCTGCCGGATTCAGCTATAAGAGACAGGATTTTTGATATCATAAAAATGGAGTTTGAATTATCAAGAGAGATGATACTCTTTATCACCGGACAAAAAGACCTGCTCGACAATGATCCATGGCTTCAGCGATCCATAAGGCTTAGAAACCCTTTCATGGATCCTATAAACTATATCCAGGTAAACCTGCTGAAGCAACTCAGGGGGGATAAGACCAGTGCAGTTAATAAGAAAGAGCTGACTGACACTGTTTTACTTACAATCAGTTGCATAGCGGCCGGCATGAGAAACACTGGATAG
- a CDS encoding SurA N-terminal domain-containing protein — translation MLKIVRELAVDNPLVLKIIMGVIAVTFVLSMGWYGIQSRDADVVASVNGQDIKAQDYRRVYNRTVESYKDMYKDKFDAEMLEKLNIRDKVMDDLVARKLWLEAAGDVGLSVSDDELRDGIMKMKMFHREGKFDRSLYKGILDANRLSEAVFEGSQREEILIEKIKSIIRDSVTVSDAEVNEAFPSGLPGGKGGASAERVPEELQRLKKFLKFQKQEKAVMSYAVAMRAKAKIKVNKELL, via the coding sequence ATGTTAAAAATAGTACGCGAACTTGCTGTTGATAACCCATTGGTTCTCAAAATTATAATGGGGGTTATTGCTGTTACGTTTGTCCTTTCAATGGGTTGGTATGGTATTCAGTCACGTGATGCCGATGTGGTCGCCTCTGTAAATGGCCAGGATATAAAGGCTCAGGACTACAGGAGGGTTTACAACAGGACTGTAGAGAGTTACAAGGATATGTATAAAGACAAGTTTGATGCTGAAATGCTGGAGAAGCTGAACATTAGGGATAAGGTTATGGACGATCTCGTAGCAAGAAAACTCTGGCTTGAGGCTGCAGGTGATGTTGGTTTGAGTGTCAGTGATGACGAGTTAAGGGATGGCATAATGAAAATGAAGATGTTTCACAGGGAAGGAAAATTTGACCGCAGCCTTTATAAAGGCATTCTTGATGCAAACCGTTTGTCTGAAGCGGTTTTTGAGGGGTCCCAGCGGGAGGAAATACTTATAGAAAAGATTAAGAGCATTATAAGGGATTCAGTTACAGTCTCGGACGCTGAAGTCAATGAGGCTTTTCCATCAGGTTTGCCCGGAGGCAAGGGTGGGGCTTCGGCAGAGAGGGTTCCAGAGGAACTTCAGAGGCTTAAGAAGTTCCTGAAATTCCAGAAGCAGGAAAAGGCAGTCATGTCATATGCGGTTGCCATGCGGGCCAAAGCAAAAATTAAGGTAAATAAAGAACTCCTGTAG
- a CDS encoding 2'-deoxycytidine 5'-triphosphate deaminase, translating into MNKGTLPIQNLKQLIGTGVIKPSVPVIDKQLQPASIDLRLGSKAYRVRSSFLPQRRSVQELLDELYMYEVDLDDNGILEKKNVYVIPLIEELHLPPEINGKANPKSSTGRLDIFTRVITDKGYRFDEIDNGYSGALYLEVFPRSFTVRVTTGQSLNQLRLFNDRQHVEDRLLSSVCDSEKLLFNEDGVLLPSEAAIIRDGLCMRVDLKGRTSKGIVGFKAKKNSSIIDLSKAGGYLASDYWEPIHAPREGFLILEPEEFYIFASKEKVRVPLEYAAEMIEFDAGSGELRTHYAGFFDSGFGYGHGEVNGTRSVLEVRPHDVPFRIEDGQVFFKIRYEKMAGRPETSYGTDIGSHYHAQELALSKHFKNDLY; encoded by the coding sequence ATGAATAAAGGCACTCTGCCAATACAAAATCTGAAACAGCTAATCGGGACCGGGGTGATAAAGCCTTCAGTCCCTGTCATTGATAAACAACTGCAGCCTGCAAGTATAGACTTAAGGCTTGGCAGCAAGGCCTATCGGGTCAGAAGCAGTTTCCTGCCGCAGCGCAGGAGTGTGCAGGAACTGCTCGATGAGCTGTACATGTATGAGGTAGACCTTGATGATAATGGGATACTCGAAAAGAAGAATGTATATGTTATCCCATTAATCGAAGAGCTGCACCTGCCACCGGAGATAAATGGCAAGGCCAACCCAAAAAGTTCAACCGGCAGACTGGATATATTTACCAGGGTTATTACAGACAAGGGTTACAGATTTGATGAGATTGATAACGGATATTCCGGTGCCCTATACCTTGAAGTCTTCCCAAGGTCATTTACAGTCAGGGTAACGACCGGCCAGAGCCTCAATCAGCTAAGACTATTTAATGACCGCCAGCATGTTGAAGACAGGTTGCTTTCCAGTGTCTGTGATTCAGAAAAACTGTTATTTAACGAGGATGGTGTGTTATTGCCGTCAGAGGCGGCCATTATTAGAGACGGGCTCTGCATGAGGGTGGATCTAAAGGGAAGGACAAGCAAAGGCATTGTAGGATTTAAGGCAAAAAAAAACAGTTCAATCATTGATCTCAGCAAGGCTGGTGGATATCTCGCGTCTGACTACTGGGAGCCTATACATGCCCCCAGGGAGGGATTTCTGATCCTGGAGCCTGAGGAGTTTTATATATTTGCATCAAAAGAAAAGGTGCGGGTGCCTCTTGAATACGCAGCCGAGATGATAGAGTTCGATGCAGGGTCCGGCGAGTTGAGGACGCACTACGCCGGTTTTTTTGACAGCGGTTTTGGTTATGGACATGGTGAGGTTAATGGCACGAGGTCTGTCCTTGAGGTAAGGCCGCATGATGTGCCGTTCCGCATAGAAGATGGTCAGGTCTTTTTCAAGATACGGTATGAGAAAATGGCTGGACGGCCTGAGACAAGCTATGGAACGGATATAGGCTCGCACTATCATGCTCAGGAGCTGGCGCTTAGCAAGCATTTTAAAAACGATCTGTATTAG
- a CDS encoding KamA family radical SAM protein — protein MERWQHILKKSLIRPSQISEEFGLDAETLARIMDEYPARINPYFLSLITGKDDPLYRQVVPDAQEIHDNAGLDDPLNEEGDSPVFSVVHRYEDRALLMVTHQCPVYCRFCTRKRFVGREPVSREMVRKGIAYIREHNEIKDVILSGGDPLLLKDREIEEILRSLNEIPHVEIIRIGTRVPGTLPQRITKRLCNMLKKYHPLYMNINFIHPAEITKEVAIACGRLADAGIPLGSQTVLLKGINDNVETIKELMQKLLAIRVKPYYLYQADLTRGTDHLRTPVECGLNIIKALQGRISGMAIPRFVIDLPGGGGKIPLLPSDFVVEINDREVVARNYNDKVYSYPQPDQEKVSCD, from the coding sequence GTGGAGCGTTGGCAGCATATACTAAAAAAGAGCCTTATAAGGCCTTCGCAGATTTCTGAGGAATTCGGACTTGATGCAGAGACCCTTGCAAGGATTATGGATGAATATCCTGCACGAATTAATCCCTATTTTCTGAGTCTCATCACTGGGAAAGACGATCCGCTTTACAGGCAGGTTGTCCCTGATGCCCAGGAGATCCATGATAATGCCGGACTTGATGACCCTCTCAATGAAGAGGGTGACAGCCCGGTATTTTCCGTAGTTCACCGTTATGAAGACAGGGCGCTGCTAATGGTGACCCATCAGTGTCCTGTCTATTGCAGGTTCTGCACGAGAAAACGGTTTGTAGGCAGGGAGCCTGTCTCAAGAGAGATGGTGAGAAAAGGCATCGCATACATCCGGGAGCATAATGAGATAAAAGATGTCATACTCTCCGGCGGAGATCCCCTGCTATTAAAGGACAGGGAGATTGAAGAGATACTGCGGTCATTAAATGAGATACCGCACGTCGAAATAATCAGGATAGGCACACGTGTTCCCGGTACGCTGCCTCAGAGGATAACAAAAAGACTCTGTAATATGTTGAAAAAATATCATCCATTGTATATGAATATAAACTTCATTCATCCGGCTGAGATAACGAAAGAGGTTGCCATTGCCTGCGGCCGGCTCGCTGATGCAGGCATTCCGCTCGGAAGCCAGACTGTCCTGCTTAAAGGGATCAATGATAATGTGGAGACGATTAAGGAGCTAATGCAGAAACTTCTGGCAATACGGGTAAAACCGTATTATCTTTATCAGGCTGACCTCACCCGCGGCACAGATCATTTAAGGACTCCGGTTGAGTGTGGATTAAACATAATAAAGGCGCTTCAGGGCAGGATATCAGGAATGGCAATACCCAGATTTGTTATTGACTTGCCGGGAGGCGGGGGAAAGATCCCGCTGCTCCCTTCGGATTTTGTCGTAGAGATTAATGACAGGGAGGTAGTAGCAAGGAATTATAATGATAAGGTCTACAGCTACCCTCAGCCAGATCAGGAGAAGGTTAGCTGTGATTAA